The Prevotella melaninogenica ATCC 25845 genome includes a window with the following:
- a CDS encoding neutral zinc metallopeptidase: protein MRLTGRRESNNVEDRRGMGTGAKAGIGGIGGIIVIALITFLSGGNMGDVVNNIVQQQMQGQTEVQTGGEQHQFTEEEEKLADFSKQILAGTEDVWTEQFQLHGMRYQYPTLVLFTGAVQTACGNGSAAMGPFYCSADQRLYLDLSFFSSMRKDLGIQAKGDLDFAYAYVIAHEVGHHVEYLRGILGKCHAKMARVSKEEANKLSVKLELLADYYAGCWAHYDNEKYQSLTDGDIEEAIDCAEKIGDNYLQKKARGYALPETFTHGTSEQRMYWLKKGIETGDWNTTTFAPGDLD from the coding sequence ATGAGACTTACAGGACGCAGAGAAAGTAATAATGTAGAAGACCGTCGTGGCATGGGTACCGGCGCTAAAGCTGGTATTGGTGGCATCGGAGGTATCATTGTCATTGCGCTTATCACCTTTTTAAGCGGTGGAAACATGGGAGATGTAGTCAACAACATCGTTCAACAGCAGATGCAAGGACAAACTGAGGTACAAACTGGTGGAGAACAACATCAATTTACAGAGGAAGAAGAAAAACTTGCTGACTTCTCAAAACAGATTCTTGCAGGTACAGAAGATGTATGGACGGAACAGTTTCAGTTGCACGGCATGAGATATCAATACCCTACGCTTGTTCTTTTCACAGGTGCTGTACAAACTGCTTGTGGCAATGGCTCTGCTGCTATGGGTCCATTCTACTGCTCTGCTGACCAACGTCTTTATCTCGACTTAAGTTTCTTTAGCAGTATGCGTAAGGACTTAGGAATACAAGCAAAGGGCGACCTTGACTTTGCGTATGCCTACGTGATTGCGCATGAAGTGGGTCATCATGTGGAATATCTCCGTGGAATCCTTGGCAAATGTCATGCAAAGATGGCACGTGTTAGTAAGGAAGAAGCAAACAAACTGAGTGTGAAATTAGAACTTCTTGCCGATTATTATGCTGGTTGTTGGGCACATTATGACAATGAAAAATATCAAAGTCTTACTGATGGTGATATCGAAGAGGCAATTGATTGTGCTGAGAAAATCGGCGATAACTATCTCCAGAAGAAAGCTCGTGGCTATGCACTTCCTGAGACTTTCACCCATGGAACTTCCGAACAGCGTATGTACTGGTTAAAGAAAGGTATCGAAACTGGTGATTGGAATACAACAACCTTTGCACCAGGGGATTTAGACTAA
- a CDS encoding NAD(P)/FAD-dependent oxidoreductase: MTEEYQLRVLPQVAYNENNMKAYLAKEKGLDERTIYRVRVLKRSIDARHRDIYVNLKIRVYINEFPQDDPYVKTEYQDVSNRPSVVVVGAGPAGLFSSLKLIELGLRPIVLERGKNVRDRKLDMALISKTQEVDPESNYCFGEGGAGAYSDGKLYTRSKKRGPVDKILNVFCQHGASPSILADAHPHIGTDKLPRVIENMRNTILDCGGEVHFQRKMTSLILDGDKVVGVEAVDNSGAVSVKREFHGPVILATGHSARDVYRYLAEAGIEMEAKGIAVGVRLEHPSHLIDQIQYHNKNGKGKYLPTAEYSFVTQAQGRGVYSFCMCPGGFVIPSATGPEQTVTNGMSPANRGTQWSNSGMVVQLNPEDVEGDDVLRILRYQEQLERDTWQQGNRKQTAPAQRMADFVNNRLSYDLPKSSYAPGLISSPLHFWMPSFITKRLQEAFRTFGKQAHGFLTNEAVMIASETRTSSPVRILRDRERLMHIRLEGLFPCAEGAGYAGGIVSAGIDGERCAEMVSAYLQQL, encoded by the coding sequence ATGACAGAGGAATATCAGTTACGCGTTTTGCCCCAAGTTGCCTATAATGAAAACAACATGAAGGCATATCTTGCAAAAGAAAAGGGGCTGGATGAGCGTACAATTTATCGTGTTCGAGTATTGAAGCGTTCTATTGATGCACGCCATCGTGACATATATGTTAATCTGAAAATTCGTGTTTATATTAACGAATTTCCACAAGACGACCCTTATGTGAAGACTGAATACCAAGACGTAAGCAATCGTCCTTCGGTCGTTGTGGTAGGTGCTGGTCCTGCAGGTTTGTTCTCTTCTCTGAAGCTAATAGAATTAGGATTGCGCCCAATAGTTCTCGAACGAGGAAAGAATGTACGTGATCGTAAGTTAGATATGGCTTTAATCTCAAAGACACAAGAGGTTGATCCTGAGTCAAATTACTGCTTTGGTGAAGGTGGTGCTGGAGCATATTCGGATGGAAAACTTTATACACGAAGTAAGAAGCGTGGCCCTGTTGATAAGATTCTAAATGTCTTTTGTCAGCATGGTGCATCACCTTCTATCCTCGCTGATGCCCATCCACACATAGGTACAGACAAGCTTCCTCGTGTCATAGAGAATATGCGTAACACAATACTTGACTGTGGTGGTGAGGTTCATTTCCAAAGAAAGATGACTTCCTTGATACTCGATGGTGATAAAGTTGTTGGTGTTGAGGCTGTTGATAACAGTGGAGCTGTGAGTGTGAAGCGTGAGTTTCATGGTCCAGTCATTCTTGCTACGGGGCACTCTGCACGCGATGTCTATCGCTATCTTGCAGAGGCAGGAATTGAGATGGAAGCAAAAGGAATCGCTGTTGGAGTACGATTGGAGCATCCTTCTCACTTAATCGACCAAATACAATATCACAATAAAAATGGAAAGGGTAAATATCTTCCAACAGCAGAGTACTCTTTTGTGACACAAGCACAGGGTCGTGGTGTCTATTCTTTCTGTATGTGTCCCGGTGGTTTTGTGATTCCTTCAGCAACTGGTCCAGAGCAAACTGTAACCAATGGTATGAGTCCTGCCAATCGTGGAACGCAATGGTCTAACTCGGGTATGGTTGTTCAATTAAATCCAGAGGATGTTGAAGGCGATGATGTTTTGCGTATTTTGCGTTATCAGGAACAGTTAGAGCGAGACACATGGCAGCAGGGAAACCGCAAACAGACAGCTCCTGCACAGCGTATGGCAGATTTTGTAAATAATCGTCTGTCGTATGATCTTCCTAAATCGAGCTATGCACCAGGACTTATTTCCAGTCCACTTCATTTCTGGATGCCATCATTTATCACAAAACGACTCCAAGAAGCATTCAGAACCTTTGGTAAACAAGCGCATGGTTTCCTTACGAATGAAGCTGTCATGATTGCTTCCGAGACTCGTACAAGTTCTCCTGTTCGTATCCTCCGTGACAGAGAACGCCTCATGCATATCCGCCTTGAGGGTCTTTTCCCTTGTGCAGAAGGTGCTGGTTATGCTGGTGGAATCGTTAGTGCGGGCATTGATGGAGAGCGCTGTGCTGAAATGGTTTCGGCTTATCTCCAGCAATTATAA
- the thrA gene encoding bifunctional aspartate kinase/homoserine dehydrogenase I, whose protein sequence is MKVLKFGGTSVGSVSSILSLQKIVEKEAKHQPIIVVVSALGGITDQLIATSQLALKGDESWKTEFDSIVARHHKMIDAIITDPHDREMLFNKVDSLFEQLHSIYYGVFLIHDLSHKTEDTIVSYGERLSSRIVATLIRGAKWFDAREFIKTEEKLGKRSLDSELTNKLVVNTFSDLPRISLVPGFIAQDRDSGDITNLGRGGSDYTASILAASLNAEVLEIWTDVDGFMTADPRVIKSAYTINELSYTEAMELCNFGAKVVYPPTIYPVCVKNIPIKVKNTFNPDGQGTIIKAHIENNQKPIKGLSSIKGTTVITVTGLSMVGVVGVNRRIFSSLANNGISVFLVSQAASENNTSIGVKDEDADNAVKVLNEEFRLEIEDGRMFPMHAESGLATVAVVGENMRRTPGISGKLFEVLGRSGISVIAIAQGASEMNISFVVKGSDLRKALNVLHDSLFLSEYKVLNLFICGIGTVGGKLIEQIKSQYEELKQNSNLKLKVVGIASSKNAIFNHDGLNLDNYRKELKESEPSNPEHLRDVILKMNIFNSVFVDCTASKEVAALYQSLLENNISVIAANKIAASGTYDDYYHLKQTAIQRGVKFRFETNVGAGLPIIGTINDLRNSGDKILKIEAVLSGTLNFIFNEIGADVPFSETVKRAKEQGYSEPDPRIDLSGTDVVRKLVILTREAGYKVEQEDVEKHLFVPDDYFQGSVEDFWRRLPELDANFEQRRQLLAEEGKRWRFVATMEHGKTNVALKEVDSNHPFYNLEGSNNIVLLTTDRYKEYPMQIQGYGAGASVTAAGVFANIMSIANI, encoded by the coding sequence ATGAAAGTATTAAAGTTTGGTGGAACATCCGTAGGTTCTGTATCGAGTATTTTAAGTCTACAAAAGATTGTAGAAAAGGAGGCTAAACATCAACCAATTATTGTGGTTGTTAGTGCCTTAGGTGGTATAACAGATCAGCTCATAGCTACTTCTCAACTTGCCTTGAAGGGTGATGAAAGTTGGAAAACAGAGTTCGATTCGATCGTTGCACGACATCATAAGATGATTGATGCGATTATTACCGATCCACATGACCGTGAGATGCTATTCAACAAAGTGGATAGTCTTTTCGAGCAACTTCATTCTATTTATTACGGTGTATTCTTAATTCACGACCTCAGTCATAAGACAGAAGATACTATTGTAAGCTATGGTGAACGTCTAAGTTCAAGAATAGTAGCTACACTTATTCGTGGAGCAAAGTGGTTTGATGCACGTGAGTTTATCAAGACTGAAGAGAAATTGGGCAAAAGAAGTCTCGATTCAGAACTAACCAACAAACTTGTAGTAAATACTTTCTCTGACCTTCCTCGCATCTCTCTTGTACCTGGTTTTATAGCACAAGACCGTGACTCTGGCGATATTACCAATCTTGGGCGTGGTGGAAGTGATTATACGGCATCCATCCTTGCCGCATCTCTAAACGCTGAAGTATTGGAGATATGGACGGATGTTGACGGCTTTATGACAGCTGACCCTCGCGTCATCAAGAGTGCCTATACCATTAATGAACTTTCCTATACGGAGGCTATGGAGCTTTGTAACTTTGGTGCAAAGGTTGTCTATCCTCCAACGATATACCCTGTCTGTGTAAAAAACATCCCAATCAAGGTAAAAAACACATTTAATCCTGATGGACAGGGTACGATTATTAAAGCACACATAGAGAACAATCAAAAACCTATTAAGGGTTTATCATCTATCAAAGGTACTACGGTTATTACCGTGACTGGTCTTTCTATGGTGGGTGTTGTTGGTGTCAACCGTCGTATCTTTAGTTCTCTTGCCAACAATGGTATTAGTGTCTTCCTTGTATCACAGGCAGCCTCAGAGAACAATACCTCTATCGGTGTGAAGGATGAAGATGCCGACAATGCAGTGAAGGTACTTAATGAGGAGTTCCGACTTGAGATAGAAGATGGGCGTATGTTCCCTATGCACGCTGAAAGTGGACTTGCAACAGTGGCGGTCGTTGGTGAGAACATGAGGCGAACACCGGGTATAAGCGGTAAGCTCTTTGAGGTTCTTGGTCGTTCTGGTATTAGTGTTATTGCTATTGCGCAGGGTGCATCTGAGATGAATATCTCATTTGTTGTGAAAGGCTCTGACCTAAGGAAAGCACTGAATGTACTCCATGATTCACTTTTCTTATCGGAATATAAAGTATTGAATCTCTTTATTTGCGGCATTGGTACAGTAGGTGGTAAGCTCATTGAACAGATCAAGAGCCAGTATGAAGAGTTGAAGCAAAATTCTAACTTAAAGTTGAAAGTGGTGGGAATTGCTTCATCTAAGAATGCTATTTTCAATCACGACGGCTTAAATCTTGATAATTATCGTAAAGAACTAAAGGAGAGTGAGCCTTCTAATCCAGAACATTTGCGTGATGTTATCCTAAAGATGAATATCTTTAACTCGGTATTTGTGGATTGTACTGCTTCTAAGGAAGTGGCTGCACTCTATCAGTCTTTATTGGAAAACAATATCTCTGTGATTGCTGCCAACAAGATTGCAGCATCTGGAACATACGATGATTATTACCATTTAAAGCAGACAGCCATTCAACGTGGTGTCAAATTCCGCTTTGAAACAAACGTGGGTGCAGGTCTACCTATCATTGGTACAATCAATGACTTGCGCAATTCGGGTGACAAAATACTTAAGATTGAAGCTGTATTGTCTGGTACACTAAACTTCATCTTTAACGAGATTGGAGCAGATGTTCCTTTCTCTGAGACTGTAAAACGCGCTAAAGAACAAGGTTATAGCGAGCCAGATCCACGCATAGACCTTAGTGGAACGGATGTCGTTCGTAAGTTAGTTATCCTTACACGTGAGGCTGGATACAAGGTGGAACAAGAGGATGTTGAGAAGCATCTATTTGTTCCTGATGATTATTTCCAAGGTTCAGTAGAAGACTTCTGGAGGCGTCTTCCAGAACTTGATGCTAACTTTGAACAACGTCGTCAGCTATTAGCAGAGGAGGGTAAGCGTTGGCGTTTCGTTGCCACTATGGAACATGGTAAGACTAATGTTGCATTAAAGGAGGTGGATTCTAACCATCCTTTCTATAATCTTGAAGGTTCTAATAACATAGTTCTACTGACAACTGATCGTTATAAAGAATACCCTATGCAGATTCAAGGCTATGGTGCTGGTGCATCTGTTACCGCAGCAGGTGTGTTTGCAAACATTATGAGTATTGCGAACATATAA
- the nadC gene encoding carboxylating nicotinate-nucleotide diphosphorylase, translated as MLSVEELNDKLIELAFSEDIGDGDHTTLCCIPADAKGESRLLIKEEGVLAGVNVAKRVFHLFDPDLQVEVYVEDGAHVKPGDIVMSVKGRTQSLLQTERLMLNILQRMSGIATMTNKYQQALIDAGTKTRVLDTRKTTPGMRMLEKEAVKIGGGMNHRIGLFDMILLKDNHVDFCGGVHNAISMAKQYCKDHGKNDLKIECEVRNFTELEEALNEGCDRIMFDNFTPEDTRKAVEMVAGRCETESSGGITFDTMIPYAQAGVDFISFGALTHSVKGLDMSFKAVVSKD; from the coding sequence ATGTTGTCAGTAGAAGAACTAAACGATAAACTTATCGAACTCGCTTTCAGTGAGGATATAGGTGATGGTGACCATACAACGCTTTGCTGCATCCCTGCTGATGCTAAGGGTGAAAGTAGATTACTGATTAAGGAAGAAGGAGTCTTGGCAGGAGTTAATGTTGCTAAAAGGGTGTTCCATCTTTTTGACCCTGATCTACAGGTAGAAGTCTATGTAGAAGACGGTGCTCATGTGAAGCCTGGCGATATTGTTATGAGTGTGAAGGGCAGAACGCAGAGCCTTTTGCAGACAGAACGCCTTATGCTTAACATCTTACAGCGTATGAGTGGTATTGCAACAATGACCAACAAGTATCAGCAAGCACTCATTGATGCAGGTACAAAGACACGCGTTTTAGACACACGTAAGACAACACCGGGTATGAGAATGCTGGAAAAAGAGGCTGTGAAGATTGGTGGTGGTATGAACCATCGCATTGGTCTCTTTGATATGATTCTTCTGAAAGATAATCATGTTGATTTCTGTGGTGGTGTACATAATGCGATCTCTATGGCAAAGCAGTATTGTAAAGACCATGGTAAGAATGATCTTAAGATAGAATGTGAGGTAAGAAACTTTACCGAGTTGGAAGAAGCATTGAATGAAGGCTGCGACCGTATTATGTTTGATAATTTCACACCAGAGGATACTCGCAAAGCAGTTGAGATGGTTGCTGGACGCTGTGAGACGGAATCAAGTGGAGGAATCACCTTTGATACGATGATTCCTTATGCGCAAGCTGGTGTTGATTTTATTTCCTTTGGTGCACTAACACACAGTGTTAAAGGACTTGATATGAGCTTCAAGGCTGTTGTTTCAAAAGACTAA
- the nadA gene encoding quinolinate synthase NadA: MIDKKWLEQGFIDEPIPEGTDVKAEIRRMCKEKNALIMAHYYTEGVIQELADFVGDSLALAQKAATTDADIIVMCGVHFMGETNKILCPERTILVPDLNASCSLAESCPADEFEKFVKAHPNHTVVSYVNTTAATKAVTDVVVTSSNAKQIVESLPKDTPIIFGPDRNLGHYISEQTGREMLLWDGACEVHDRFSVEKIQQLKREHPAAKVLAHPECPPTVLCLADKVGSTSALLKYSVENDAQEFIVVTESGILVEMQRLAPQKTFIPAPPNDSDSPCNECEYMKYITLRKLYNCLKYEWPAIEVEPEMAKKAVKSIHRMLDISNRLGL, encoded by the coding sequence ATGATAGATAAAAAATGGCTGGAACAGGGGTTTATAGATGAACCTATTCCAGAAGGGACTGATGTAAAGGCTGAAATACGCAGGATGTGTAAAGAGAAGAATGCACTTATCATGGCACATTATTATACAGAAGGCGTAATTCAGGAGTTGGCAGATTTCGTAGGAGATAGTTTGGCTTTGGCACAAAAGGCTGCTACTACAGATGCCGATATCATCGTTATGTGCGGTGTACATTTCATGGGTGAGACAAATAAAATCTTATGTCCCGAGAGGACAATACTCGTCCCTGACCTTAACGCCTCTTGTTCGTTGGCAGAGAGTTGTCCAGCCGATGAGTTTGAGAAGTTTGTAAAAGCACATCCTAATCATACCGTGGTAAGCTATGTCAATACAACTGCAGCAACCAAAGCTGTGACAGATGTTGTGGTGACGAGCAGTAATGCAAAACAGATTGTTGAATCTTTACCAAAGGATACTCCTATCATTTTTGGACCAGATAGGAACTTAGGACATTATATCAGCGAGCAAACAGGACGTGAGATGTTGCTTTGGGATGGTGCATGTGAAGTTCATGATAGATTCTCTGTAGAGAAGATTCAGCAGTTAAAACGCGAGCATCCAGCAGCAAAAGTACTGGCTCATCCTGAGTGTCCACCTACTGTACTCTGCTTAGCTGATAAGGTTGGAAGTACATCTGCCTTATTGAAGTATAGTGTTGAGAATGATGCTCAGGAGTTTATAGTGGTGACGGAGAGTGGTATTCTTGTTGAAATGCAGCGATTGGCTCCACAAAAGACCTTTATTCCTGCTCCTCCTAATGATAGCGATAGCCCTTGTAATGAGTGTGAGTATATGAAATATATTACTTTGAGGAAGCTGTATAATTGCTTGAAGTATGAGTGGCCTGCTATTGAGGTTGAGCCAGAAATGGCAAAGAAGGCTGTCAAATCAATTCATAGAATGTTGGATATCTCAAACAGATTAGGTTTATAA
- the nadB gene encoding L-aspartate oxidase — MIHKFDFLVIGSGIAGMSYALSVANSGKGKVALVCKTSLDEANTAKAQGGIAAVTNLAIDNFEKHINDTMVAGDYISDPLAVRQVVCNAPEAIKALVNWGVNFDKHKDGTYDLHREGGHSDFRILHHADDTGFEIQRGLMNAVRANPNITVFENHYAVEIITQHHLGIKVTRRTPDIECYGAYILNPETKKVDTFLSKVTLMATGGVGAVYAMTSNPEIATGDGIAMVYRAKGTVKDMEFVQFHPTVLYNPSETHPAFLITEAMRGYGGVLRLPNGQEFMQKYDKRLSLAPRDIVARAIDHEMKIHGLNHVCLDVTHKDAEETKHHFPHIYEKCLSIGIDITKEYIPVCPSAHYICGGIKVDLNAESSIHRLYAVGECSCTGLHGGNRLASNSLIEAVVYAKSAAEHTLRMIDNYDFNTNIPEWNDEGTMTNEEHVLITQSIKEVGEIMSNYVGIVRSDLRLKRAWARLDLLYEETESLFKRVTATKDICELRNMINVGYLITRQAIERKESRGLHYTVDYPKHAYDEK; from the coding sequence ATGATACACAAATTCGATTTCCTGGTTATCGGCAGCGGTATAGCAGGAATGAGTTATGCACTGAGTGTGGCAAATAGTGGTAAGGGAAAGGTTGCCCTTGTTTGCAAAACTTCTTTGGACGAAGCCAATACGGCTAAAGCACAAGGAGGAATAGCAGCAGTAACGAACCTTGCCATTGACAATTTTGAAAAGCACATCAACGATACTATGGTCGCTGGTGATTATATTTCTGACCCTTTAGCTGTAAGACAAGTTGTGTGTAATGCGCCAGAAGCTATCAAGGCGCTTGTTAACTGGGGTGTAAATTTTGATAAGCATAAAGACGGTACATACGACCTACATCGTGAAGGAGGGCACAGCGACTTTCGTATTCTTCATCATGCTGATGATACAGGCTTTGAGATACAGCGTGGATTGATGAATGCGGTGAGAGCTAACCCAAATATTACAGTCTTCGAAAATCACTATGCTGTTGAGATTATCACGCAACACCACTTGGGTATAAAGGTGACACGCAGAACCCCAGATATAGAATGTTATGGTGCGTATATCCTCAATCCTGAAACGAAAAAGGTAGATACCTTCTTAAGTAAAGTAACACTCATGGCTACAGGTGGAGTGGGGGCAGTCTACGCAATGACATCTAATCCTGAGATAGCTACTGGCGATGGTATTGCAATGGTTTATCGAGCAAAGGGAACGGTAAAGGATATGGAGTTCGTACAGTTCCATCCGACGGTTCTTTATAATCCTTCTGAGACGCATCCAGCATTTCTGATTACTGAGGCTATGCGTGGCTATGGTGGGGTGTTGCGACTTCCGAATGGTCAAGAGTTCATGCAGAAGTATGATAAACGTCTTTCTCTTGCTCCACGTGATATTGTTGCTCGAGCTATTGATCATGAAATGAAGATTCACGGGCTAAATCATGTTTGTCTTGATGTAACACATAAAGATGCTGAAGAAACGAAGCATCATTTTCCACATATTTATGAGAAATGTTTGAGCATTGGGATTGATATAACAAAAGAATATATCCCTGTTTGTCCAAGTGCTCACTATATCTGTGGGGGTATAAAGGTCGATTTGAATGCAGAAAGTTCTATTCATAGACTCTATGCCGTTGGTGAATGTTCATGTACGGGATTGCATGGCGGAAACCGACTTGCCAGCAACTCGCTGATAGAAGCAGTCGTCTATGCTAAGTCTGCTGCAGAACATACACTACGGATGATAGACAACTATGACTTTAACACAAATATTCCTGAGTGGAACGATGAAGGCACAATGACCAATGAAGAGCATGTTTTAATCACACAGAGTATTAAGGAAGTTGGCGAAATCATGAGCAACTATGTCGGTATTGTTCGAAGTGATTTGCGTTTGAAGCGTGCTTGGGCAAGACTCGACTTATTGTATGAGGAGACAGAAAGCCTCTTTAAGCGTGTGACGGCAACGAAGGATATATGCGAACTCCGTAATATGATAAATGTCGGTTATCTGATAACACGACAAGCCATAGAGCGAAAGGAAAGTCGAGGATTGCACTACACGGTAGATTATCCGAAGCATGCATATGACGAGAAGTAG
- a CDS encoding response regulator transcription factor — MDDKLKILLCEDDENLGTLLSEYLQAKGFQADLCPDGEVGYRAFLKSKYDICVLDVMMPKKDGFTLAQEIRQANAEVPIIFLTAKQLKEDILEGFKIGADDYITKPFSMEELVFRIEAILRRVRGKKTKESTMYTIGRFTFDTQKQLLTLDNNPEKATKLTTKENELLALLCAHSNEILQRDYALKTIWIDDNYFNARSMDVYITKLRKHLKPDPQIEIINIHGKGYKLIVPDEQ; from the coding sequence ATGGATGATAAATTGAAAATTCTGTTGTGTGAAGACGATGAGAATCTCGGAACACTGTTGAGTGAATATCTGCAGGCAAAAGGCTTTCAGGCTGACCTCTGCCCTGATGGTGAGGTTGGTTACAGAGCCTTCTTGAAGAGCAAGTATGATATCTGTGTGCTTGATGTTATGATGCCAAAGAAGGATGGTTTTACCCTTGCACAGGAGATTCGTCAGGCAAATGCAGAAGTTCCTATCATCTTCCTTACTGCAAAGCAGTTGAAAGAGGATATCTTGGAAGGTTTCAAGATTGGTGCTGATGATTATATCACTAAGCCATTCTCTATGGAGGAACTCGTATTCCGTATTGAGGCTATCCTCCGTCGTGTAAGAGGAAAGAAGACTAAGGAGTCAACAATGTACACCATTGGTCGCTTTACTTTCGATACACAGAAGCAGTTGCTTACACTGGATAACAATCCAGAGAAGGCTACTAAGCTTACGACAAAGGAGAATGAGTTGCTCGCTTTGCTTTGCGCACACTCTAACGAGATTCTTCAGCGTGACTATGCTTTGAAGACTATTTGGATTGATGATAACTACTTTAATGCTCGCTCAATGGACGTTTACATTACTAAGTTGCGTAAGCATTTGAAACCAGACCCACAGATTGAGATTATTAATATCCATGGTAAGGGTTATAAACTCATCGTTCCAGACGAGCAGTAA
- a CDS encoding sensor histidine kinase: MKKKTIWTIAIIMGLSFLGLLLLQLNYIEEMAEMKKEQFDESVNRALYQASRNMELNETLRYLEDDVNKKERSQDDEQNTDKDTSTAAHQAPSTDNQGDVYTSFEAKLKQSKPSLVPKGSILRSDSSSLSATKRNMQEIVRNRYVYQKAMLEEVIYNILYSASDKPLRNRINFKLLDQDLKAEMMNNGINIPYHFTVTTQDGREVYKCPDYVSDGEENTYSQVLFRNDPVNRMGVVKVHFPQMNNYIFSSVRFMIPSIIFTFVLLVTFIFTIVTIFRQKRYSEIKNDFINNMTHELKTPIASISLAAQMMNDKTLTKSPKMIEHLGGVINDESKRLRFLVEKVLQMSMYDRKKAVLKKKYTDLNEMVETIAHSFSLRVEHTGGKVYTEIEAVDSLMYVDEMHFQNVIFNLLDNAVKYAKPDQPLDVYLKTWNTNENLYLSVRDTGQGIKKENLKKIFDKFYRVHTGNLHDVKGFGLGLAYVKKMVDLHEGEIKVLSEYGKGTKFVIKLPVIRDEEDEE, encoded by the coding sequence ATGAAGAAGAAAACAATTTGGACAATAGCCATAATCATGGGACTTTCGTTCCTTGGTTTGCTTCTGCTCCAACTCAACTATATTGAAGAGATGGCTGAGATGAAGAAGGAACAGTTTGACGAATCTGTCAACCGTGCCCTCTATCAGGCATCACGCAATATGGAGTTGAATGAGACTCTTCGTTATTTGGAGGATGATGTAAACAAGAAGGAACGCTCACAAGACGATGAGCAGAACACTGATAAAGATACATCTACTGCTGCACATCAGGCTCCGTCGACAGATAATCAGGGTGATGTCTACACCTCTTTTGAAGCAAAACTAAAGCAATCGAAGCCTTCTTTAGTTCCGAAAGGTTCTATTTTACGGAGTGATAGTAGTTCTTTGTCTGCTACAAAACGTAATATGCAAGAGATTGTTCGTAATCGTTATGTCTATCAGAAAGCTATGTTAGAGGAGGTTATCTATAATATTCTCTATTCTGCTTCAGACAAGCCTTTACGCAATAGAATAAACTTTAAGCTCTTAGACCAGGACTTAAAGGCGGAGATGATGAACAATGGAATCAATATTCCTTATCATTTCACGGTGACGACTCAAGACGGTCGAGAGGTCTATAAATGTCCTGATTATGTAAGTGATGGTGAGGAGAATACTTATTCTCAGGTGTTGTTCCGTAACGATCCTGTAAACAGAATGGGTGTTGTAAAGGTTCATTTCCCACAGATGAACAACTACATCTTCTCCAGTGTACGGTTTATGATTCCGTCAATCATCTTTACTTTCGTACTGTTGGTTACCTTTATCTTCACGATTGTAACCATCTTCCGACAGAAACGGTACAGTGAGATAAAGAATGACTTTATCAATAACATGACGCATGAGCTTAAGACGCCTATCGCAAGTATCTCTTTGGCAGCTCAGATGATGAACGATAAGACGTTGACAAAGAGTCCGAAGATGATAGAACACTTAGGAGGTGTTATCAATGATGAGTCAAAACGTCTGCGTTTCCTTGTAGAGAAGGTACTACAGATGAGTATGTACGACCGCAAAAAGGCTGTTCTAAAGAAGAAATACACCGACCTTAACGAGATGGTTGAGACGATTGCTCACTCCTTTAGTTTACGTGTTGAGCATACTGGCGGTAAGGTGTATACAGAGATAGAAGCGGTTGATTCGCTAATGTATGTTGATGAAATGCATTTCCAGAATGTCATTTTTAACCTCTTGGATAATGCTGTTAAATATGCGAAACCCGACCAACCATTAGATGTCTATTTGAAGACTTGGAATACGAATGAGAATCTCTATCTCTCTGTTCGTGATACTGGTCAAGGAATAAAGAAGGAGAACTTAAAGAAGATCTTTGATAAGTTCTATCGTGTTCACACTGGAAATCTCCACGATGTCAAAGGCTTTGGATTAGGCTTGGCATATGTAAAGAAAATGGTTGACTTACATGAAGGTGAGATTAAGGTGCTGAGCGAATATGGTAAAGGAACAAAATTCGTCATAAAACTCCCCGTTATTCGCGATGAGGAGGATGAAGAATAA